A single region of the Glycine max cultivar Williams 82 chromosome 20, Glycine_max_v4.0, whole genome shotgun sequence genome encodes:
- the LOC106797694 gene encoding protein NYNRIN-like codes for MLKDCIEFAKGCQECQKHAGIQHVPASELHSIIKPWPFRGWALDLIGEIKPASSKNQRYIIVGVDYFTKWIEAVPLPNVDQEAVISFIQNHIIYRYGIPETITTDQGSVFTGRKMQEFAQKTGFRLLTSTPYYAQANGQVEAANKIVINLIKKHIAQKPRNWNKTLDQVLWACRNSPKESTNTTPFRLTYGHDAVLPVEIHLQSARVQKQMDIPIDHYWKMMSDELVDLDEERLRALEVLTKQKERVAKAYNKKVKSKIFNIGDLVWKVILPMDSKDRALGKWSPNWEGPFKIIQIYSNGAYELEELTPQKRTLSMNGKYLKKYKPTLLEVKISIE; via the coding sequence ATGTTAAAAGACTGCATAGAATTTGCTAAAGGCTGTCAGGAATGCCAAAAGCATGCAGGGATACAGCATGTACCTGCTAGTGAGTTACACTCCATAATCAAACCTTGGCCTTTCAGAGGATGGGCTTTGGACTTAATTGGTGAAATCAAGCCTGCTTCTTCTAAGAACCAGCGTTATATCATAGTTGGTGTTGATTACTTTACAAAATGGATCGAAGCAGTCCCTTTGCCAAATGTTGATCAGGAAGCAGTAATTAGTTTCAttcaaaatcatattatttataggtATGGTATTCCCGAAACAATTACCACTGATCAAGGTTCAGTTTTTACTGGACGAAAAATGCAAGAATTTGCCCAAAAAACTGGCTTTCGATTATTAACCTCAACACCATATTACGCGCAAGCAAATGGTCAGgtcgaagcagccaataagattgtaattaacttgattaaaaaacacattGCCCAAAAGCCAAGAAATTGGAATAAAACGTTAGATCAAGTTCTATGGGCATGTAGAAATTCTCCTAAGGAATCAACTAATACTACCCCATTTCGACTGACTTATGGGCATGATGCTGTACTTCCGGTCGAAATACATTTGCAATCAGCCAGGGTACAAAAACAAATGGACATTCCAAtcgaccattattggaaaatgatGTCAGATGAATTGGTTGATTTAGATGAGGAGAGATTAAGAGCATTAGAAGTTTTgactaaacaaaaagaaagagttgctAAGGCTTATAATAAGAAAGTGAAGtcaaaaatttttaatattggaGACTTAGTTTGGAAGGTTATCCTGCCCATGGATAGTAAGGATCGAGCCTTGGGCAAATGGTCCCCAAATTGGGAAGGACCgtttaaaataattcagatcTATTCGAATGGTGCTTATGAGTTGGAGGAGCTAACCCCTCAGAAACGTACTTTGAGTATGAATGGtaagtatttgaaaaaatataaaccaacaCTGCTCGAagttaaaataagcatagaataA
- the LOC100785450 gene encoding LEAF RUST 10 DISEASE-RESISTANCEUS RECEPTOR-LIKE PROTEIN KINASE-like 2.4 isoform X1, which yields MAIVDLFCFLLFCHLVLILSAGYGNGHQDCPHSFTCGNLGTFHYPFTKAEKPDCGLLAIHDCDNPHQHRKMIQLELNGKGIVLIGVAQQNAISILDEDFHKRLQQNPCGTLKNNYSLPSPFSSLYSIHIKFNVTLFKCKQSLKMKPPTHYFNHPCPEYDYDIYYDSLPTPNSKEAHSLFSSCSVIQISTKDLTDTNDILSFVSAEMVLQVVLSNDCDQCYNHRGGQCRLDANQKFYCKEAPKNKSKILKLVLVLGLVTAVTIALLLVMVMIYHTRWKQKQNPTNQQIKIFLERQGPLQTKRYDYSEIKKVTNSFRNKLGQGGFGSVYKGKLPDGRYVAVKILSELKDNGEDFINEVATISRTSHINIVNLLGFCCEGSKRALVYEFMSNGSLEKFIFEENVGKTDRQLDCQTIYHIAVGVARGLEYLHQGCNTRILHFDIKPHNILLDENFNPKISDFGLAKICTRKESMISIFGARGTAGYIAPEVFSRNFGAVSHKSDVYSYGMMILEMAGRRKNIKTEVNRSSEIYFPDWIYNCLESNEELGLQNIRNESDDKLVRKMTIVGLWCIQTHPSTRPAISKVLEMLGSKVELLQIPPKPFLSSPPTSPVHLSYETL from the exons ATGGCTATAGTTGATTTGTTCTGCTTCCTCTTGTTTTGTCACCTTGTACTCATTCTCTCCGCTGGTTATGGAAATGGGCACCAAGATTGTCCACACTCCTTTACTTGTGGTAATCTTGGAACTTTCCATTACCCTTTCACCAAGGCAGAAAAACCTGACTGTGGCTTGCTAGCCATACATGATTGTGATAATCCTCATCAACACAGAAAAATGATCCAGCTCGAGCTAAATGGAAAAGGCATAGTGCTTATAGGCGTGGCTCAGCAGAATGCGATTTCAATTTTGGATGAAGATTTTCACAAGCGTTTACAACAAAACCCTTGTGGCACTTTGAAGAATAATTATAGTCTTCCttcccctttttcttctttgtattcTATTCACATAAAATTCAATGTAACACTGTTCAAATgcaaacaaagcctcaaaatgaAACCGCCAACACATTATTTTAATCACCCGTGCCCTGAATATGattatgatatatattatgACAGCCTTCCCACTCCTAATAGTAAGGAGGCGCATAGCCTTTTCTCATCCTGCTCAGTTATTCAGATATCAACAAAAGACTTGACTGATACCAATGACATTCTGTCGTTTGTATCTGCTGAGATGGTTCTTCAAGTAGTATTATCTAATGATTGTGACCAGTGCTATAATCACAGGGGAGGCCAATGTCGGCTTGACGCCAATCAAAAGTTCTACTGTAAAGAAG CACCAAAGAATAAGAGTAAAATTTTGAAGCTGGTACTTGTACTTGGACTTGTAACAG CTGTTACAATTGCTCTGTTGCTGGTAATGGTAATGATCTACCATACAAGATGGAAGCAGAAGCAAAATCCGACCAATCAACAGATTAAGATCTTTTTGGAAAGACAGGGACCCCTTCAAACTAAGCGGTATGATTATTCTGAGATAAAGAAAGTGACCAACTCCTTCAGAAACAAATTAGGCCAAGGGGGATTCGGAAGTGTATACAAAGGAAAATTACCAGATGGACGTTATGTTGCGGTGAAGATCCTAAGTGAATTGAAAGATAATGGTGAGGACTTCATCAATGAAGTGGCAACTATCAGCAGAACTTCTCATATCAACATTGTTAATCTTTTGGGGTTCTGTTGTGAAGGTTCTAAACGAGCTTTAGTTTATGAGTTTATGTCTAATGGATCACTTGAGAAGTTTATCTTTGAAGAAAATGTCGGAAAGACGGATCGTCAATTGGACTGTCAAACGATCTACCATATTGCAGTTGGTGTTGCCCGAGGACTGGAATACCTGCATCAAGGTTGCAATACTAGAATTTTACATTTTGACATAAAACCTCATAATATTCTGTTGGATGAGAATTTCAACCCCAAGATTTCTGATTTTGGACTAGCCAAAATTTGcacaagaaaagaaagtatGATATCAATATTTGGCGCCAGAGGAACAGCAGGCTATATTGCCCCAGAAGTTTTTTCCAGAAATTTCGGTGCAGTATCACATAAGTCAGATGTGTACAGCTATGGGATGATGATCTTAGAAATGGctggaagaagaaagaatattAAGACTGAAGTAAATCGCTCGAGTGAAATATACTTTCCCGATTGGATTTACAATTGTCTTGAATCAAATGAAGAGCTTGGTTTACAGAACATAAGAAATGAAAGTGATGACAAATTGGTGAGAAAGATGACAATAGTGGGCTTATGGTGCATACAAACCCACCCTTCCACTCGACCAGCCATAAGTAAAGTGCTGGAAATGCTAGGAAGCAAAGTTGAGTTATTGCAAATTCCACCTAAACCCTTTTTGTCTTCTCCTCCGACCTCTCCTGTCCATTTATCTTATGAGACTTTGTAA
- the LOC100785450 gene encoding LEAF RUST 10 DISEASE-RESISTANCEUS RECEPTOR-LIKE PROTEIN KINASE-like 2.4 isoform X2 has translation MAIVDLFCFLLFCHLVLILSAGYGNGHQDCPHSFTCGNLGTFHYPFTKAEKPDCGLLAIHDCDNPHQHRKMIQLELNGKGIVLIGVAQQNAISILDEDFHKRLQQNPCGTLKNNYSLPSPFSSLYSIHIKFNVTLFKCKQSLKMKPPTHYFNHPCPEYDYDIYYDSLPTPNSKEAHSLFSSCSVIQISTKDLTDTNDILSFVSAEMVLQVVLSNDCDQCYNHRGGQCRLDANQKFYCKEAVTIALLLVMVMIYHTRWKQKQNPTNQQIKIFLERQGPLQTKRYDYSEIKKVTNSFRNKLGQGGFGSVYKGKLPDGRYVAVKILSELKDNGEDFINEVATISRTSHINIVNLLGFCCEGSKRALVYEFMSNGSLEKFIFEENVGKTDRQLDCQTIYHIAVGVARGLEYLHQGCNTRILHFDIKPHNILLDENFNPKISDFGLAKICTRKESMISIFGARGTAGYIAPEVFSRNFGAVSHKSDVYSYGMMILEMAGRRKNIKTEVNRSSEIYFPDWIYNCLESNEELGLQNIRNESDDKLVRKMTIVGLWCIQTHPSTRPAISKVLEMLGSKVELLQIPPKPFLSSPPTSPVHLSYETL, from the exons ATGGCTATAGTTGATTTGTTCTGCTTCCTCTTGTTTTGTCACCTTGTACTCATTCTCTCCGCTGGTTATGGAAATGGGCACCAAGATTGTCCACACTCCTTTACTTGTGGTAATCTTGGAACTTTCCATTACCCTTTCACCAAGGCAGAAAAACCTGACTGTGGCTTGCTAGCCATACATGATTGTGATAATCCTCATCAACACAGAAAAATGATCCAGCTCGAGCTAAATGGAAAAGGCATAGTGCTTATAGGCGTGGCTCAGCAGAATGCGATTTCAATTTTGGATGAAGATTTTCACAAGCGTTTACAACAAAACCCTTGTGGCACTTTGAAGAATAATTATAGTCTTCCttcccctttttcttctttgtattcTATTCACATAAAATTCAATGTAACACTGTTCAAATgcaaacaaagcctcaaaatgaAACCGCCAACACATTATTTTAATCACCCGTGCCCTGAATATGattatgatatatattatgACAGCCTTCCCACTCCTAATAGTAAGGAGGCGCATAGCCTTTTCTCATCCTGCTCAGTTATTCAGATATCAACAAAAGACTTGACTGATACCAATGACATTCTGTCGTTTGTATCTGCTGAGATGGTTCTTCAAGTAGTATTATCTAATGATTGTGACCAGTGCTATAATCACAGGGGAGGCCAATGTCGGCTTGACGCCAATCAAAAGTTCTACTGTAAAGAAG CTGTTACAATTGCTCTGTTGCTGGTAATGGTAATGATCTACCATACAAGATGGAAGCAGAAGCAAAATCCGACCAATCAACAGATTAAGATCTTTTTGGAAAGACAGGGACCCCTTCAAACTAAGCGGTATGATTATTCTGAGATAAAGAAAGTGACCAACTCCTTCAGAAACAAATTAGGCCAAGGGGGATTCGGAAGTGTATACAAAGGAAAATTACCAGATGGACGTTATGTTGCGGTGAAGATCCTAAGTGAATTGAAAGATAATGGTGAGGACTTCATCAATGAAGTGGCAACTATCAGCAGAACTTCTCATATCAACATTGTTAATCTTTTGGGGTTCTGTTGTGAAGGTTCTAAACGAGCTTTAGTTTATGAGTTTATGTCTAATGGATCACTTGAGAAGTTTATCTTTGAAGAAAATGTCGGAAAGACGGATCGTCAATTGGACTGTCAAACGATCTACCATATTGCAGTTGGTGTTGCCCGAGGACTGGAATACCTGCATCAAGGTTGCAATACTAGAATTTTACATTTTGACATAAAACCTCATAATATTCTGTTGGATGAGAATTTCAACCCCAAGATTTCTGATTTTGGACTAGCCAAAATTTGcacaagaaaagaaagtatGATATCAATATTTGGCGCCAGAGGAACAGCAGGCTATATTGCCCCAGAAGTTTTTTCCAGAAATTTCGGTGCAGTATCACATAAGTCAGATGTGTACAGCTATGGGATGATGATCTTAGAAATGGctggaagaagaaagaatattAAGACTGAAGTAAATCGCTCGAGTGAAATATACTTTCCCGATTGGATTTACAATTGTCTTGAATCAAATGAAGAGCTTGGTTTACAGAACATAAGAAATGAAAGTGATGACAAATTGGTGAGAAAGATGACAATAGTGGGCTTATGGTGCATACAAACCCACCCTTCCACTCGACCAGCCATAAGTAAAGTGCTGGAAATGCTAGGAAGCAAAGTTGAGTTATTGCAAATTCCACCTAAACCCTTTTTGTCTTCTCCTCCGACCTCTCCTGTCCATTTATCTTATGAGACTTTGTAA